From Drosophila suzukii chromosome 2R, CBGP_Dsuzu_IsoJpt1.0, whole genome shotgun sequence, a single genomic window includes:
- the angel gene encoding protein angel — translation MYKSLIRTIKHQARSQIIGRSSSSQTKGANGKRKQKGEQMDSRYDFNRRWTPVGDQPPGVDLPKLSTLKLVSYNILAQDLLLEHLFLYVGIPQEFLTWRRRQQNLLRELMKLNPDILCLQEMQFDHLAPLVQGLRMGNGKKLAYVYKKKTGHRTDGCAIVYDSSKFELLDQQAVELHDQEVALLNRENVALFAKFRFKKEPDEQKEFVVATTHLLYNPKRSDVRCAQVGRMLEQLTSFSTDTPIILTGDFNSQPDSSPIELLIGKEGDVEPAANPTPLRFEVLDPGEGTASTYQDDWITVDYILRSLGSRSKHKLLPISVYSLPSINCCSRVGQIPNHYLGSDHYALGAIFTVV, via the coding sequence ATGTACAAGTCCCTGATCCGCACCATTAAACACCAGGCCAGGTCACAGATCATCgggcgcagcagcagcagccaaaCAAAAGGCGCCAACGGAAAACGCAAGCAGAAGGGGGAGCAAATGGATTCACGCTACGATTTCAACAGGCGCTGGACGCCAGTGGGGGATCAGCCTCCAGGAGTGGACCTCCCAAAATTGTCCACCCTTAAACTGGTCTCGTACAACATCCTGGCCCAGGATCTGCTGCTGGAGCACCTCTTTCTATACGTGGGCATCCCGCAGGAGTTCCTCACCTGGCGTCGCCGCCAGCAGAATCTTTTAAGGGAGCTAATGAAACTCAATCCGGACATCCTGTGCCTGCAAGAGATGCAGTTCGATCACCTAGCACCACTTGTCCAAGGACTGCGCATGGGCAACGGCAAAAAGCTGGCCTATGTGTACAAAAAGAAGACGGGACACCGTACGGATGGATGCGCCATTGTCTACGACTCTTCCAAGTTCGAGTTACTGGACCAGCAAGCTGTGGAGCTGCATGACCAGGAAGTGGCTCTGCTCAATCGTGAGAATGTGGCCCTGTTTGCCAAGTTCCGATTCAAAAAGGAACCAGACGAACAGAAGGAGTTTGTGGTGGCCACCACGCATTTGCTGTACAACCCGAAACGGAGTGATGTGCGCTGCGCCCAGGTGGGCAGAATGCTCGAGCAGCTGACCTCCTTCTCCACGGACACACCCATCATCCTAACTGGAGACTTCAACAGCCAGCCCGACTCATCACCCATTGAACTGCTCATCGGAAAGGAGGGGGATGTGGAACCCGCAGCTAACCCAACGCCTCTGCGCTTCGAGGTCCTCGATCCGGGTGAAGGAACAGCCTCCACATACCAGGACGACTGGATCACTGTGGACTACATCCTGCGCTCGTTAGGATCGCGGAGCAAGCACAAGCTTCTGCCCATTAGTGTCTACTCACTGCCCTCGATCAACTGCTGCAGCAGAGTTGGCCAGATCCCCAACCACTACCTGGGTTCGGATCACTACGCTCTGGGCGCCATATTCACCGTTGTCTAG